Proteins from one Oncorhynchus masou masou isolate Uvic2021 chromosome 12, UVic_Omas_1.1, whole genome shotgun sequence genomic window:
- the airim gene encoding AFG2-interacting ribosome maturation factor, with the protein MSKSVLFSVYQTFKKCFQILENNQKVWNSVLAECKPLMVSLGNLEEQLRAFQKVQIANTPLHTFPDLHQRLHFKLIQAVDIVLGKLTDKMCSLQSVRDAISNQVSGAFQLYEQNIGSLDLATCTQRSAVAPSIADMLEWLQDAERYYRQQFLRRKNLLLTLRADDLSLLQTAPKRWESLETPSGEESISDTLFKVSFFIESQ; encoded by the exons ATGTCGAAGTCTGTGTTATTTTCGGTTTaccaaacatttaaaaaatgctttcaAATCTTGGAGAACAATCAGAAAGTATGGAATTCAGTTTTGGCTGAATGCAAGCCTTTAATGGTTTCACTTGGAAACCTCGAAGAGCAGTTGAGGGCGTTTCAAAAGGTCCAAATCGCCAACACCCCTCTTCACACCTTTCCTGATCTGCACCAGCGTCTTCACTTCAAGCTCATACAGGCAGTGGACATAGTTTTGGGAAAACTCACTGACAAAAT gtgttctctccagtctgtgcGAGATGCTATCAGTAATCAGGTGTCTGGTGCGTTCCAGTTGTATGAGCAGAATATAGGCAGCCTTGACCTAGCTACCTGCACCCAGAGATCTGCAGTCGCTCCATCCATCGCTGACATGTTGGAGTGGCTTCAGGATGCGGAGCGTTACTATCGTCAACA GTTTCTGAGAAGAAAGAACTTGCTGCTGACACTGAGGGCTGATGACCTCTCCCTTCTGCAAACTGCTCCCAAGAGATGGGAGTCCCTGGAAACACCCAGTGGAGAGGAGAGCATATCAG ATACACTGTTCAAAGTGTCCTTTTTCATTGAGTCACAGTGA
- the LOC135550051 gene encoding claudin-9-like has protein sequence MVNTGMQLISFTCAVTGWVMAIAVTALPQWKVSAFIGSNILTSEIKWEGIWMSCIYQTTGHMQCKTYDSMLALPPDLQAARALMCVAIFLGWLSCTVSCCGMKCTTCAGDDRRAKAGIALSGGVLFILTGLCVLVPVSWTANTVVQDFYNPNVPVMYKRELGQAIYLGWASAVILIISGAVLSSTCPHIERGGGEYRRGYMGRSFPNWRPSPLAPDPPKPITSNSVPLKEYV, from the coding sequence ATGGTCAACACAGGCATGCAGCTGATCAGCTTCACCTGCGCGGTGACAGGTTGGGTCATGGCCATCGCTGTGACGGCCTTGCCTCAGTGGAAGGTGTCAGCCTTCATCGGCAGCAACATCCTCACCTCCGAGATCAAGTGGGAGGGCATCTGGATGAGCTGCATCTACCAGACCACGGGCCACATGCAGTGCAAGACCTACGACTCCATGCTGGCTCTGCCCCCGGACCTCCAGGCAGCTCGTGCCCTCATGTGTGTGGCCATCTTCCTGGGCTGGCTGTCCTGCACCGTGTCCTGCTGCGGCATGAAGTGCACCACGTGCGCTGGCGACGACCGTCGCGCCAAGGCGGGCATCGCCCTCTCTGGCGGCGTGCTATTCATCCTGACGGGCCTGTGCGTGTTGGTACCCGTCTCCTGGACCGCCAACACGGTGGTCCAGGACTTCTACAACCCCAACGTGCCTGTCATGTACAAGCGAGAGCTTGGCCAGGCGATCTACCTGGGTTGGGCATCTGCAGTTATTCTGATAATCAGCGGGGCCGTGCTGAGCAGCACCTGCCCTCATAtcgagaggggaggaggggagtacCGCCGGGGGTACATGGGCCGGAGCTTTCCTAACTGGCGCCCCTCCCCCCTCGCACCTGATCCTCCGAaacctatcacctctaacagtgTGCCCCTGAAAGAATATGTGTAG